ATCTTATGTAGCCGCACGATGAATTGTTTGGATTGCATTTGTTCCTATCTTTGCACGCATAACAGGGATTCCAATCTTGTTCATTGATGTCAAACACTGTAGACACTTTCACTGCTTAATAATCAAACCAAGGAACATATAATACCCATAATTTGGTGAATGTAGGAATAAGCCAGCTAACAGCACTGAAATTGAGCACACGATCACATGTTCAAGACCAAATTCTATAGTTCCAACAGGTTATGTTAATAACTAAAGGACAGAGACTTGACAACTTTACATGGTTAGAACAAATAAATAAGACAGTTGCACCTGACCGACATTTTTTGTGCACACATGATGCCGTTGCCAAATCTATGAACCACACCTTCAAGCCTAGACATTCAATCGCTGCACATGTATCACCACAAACCTCCTATCTATCTTCTGTGGCATCCATGTCTGGCTGCCTTCCTCAACATTGAATGGTCATGCGTCCCTAATCATGCGCCATCCTGAAGGCAGGACGCTCATCTCCAAAACTTCAAATGCTGCACTTGAGATACATCTGGCTTCAAGCATTTATAGAACTAATGGATCACTGCAATCTGTCGGATAAACTAACTGGAATAGACAGGAGATTGATGATGACTTGGGAACATCGGAGCTCCTTTGTTAACGACCTTAGTTGCCAGATCACCAGATCGCAAACAGCTGTTTTGTTGTAGAAGTTGAATGAGTGACAGAAATATATCCATTCTAGTCACCTCCCGGTTTGCCTACAGTGGAATAGAATCATAGTTGTCACTAATGAACATGCAATATATAGAACATGTAAAAGTTTATTTTTTCTTGCTTCAGGTGAAACCTACCTCAACCAAGAACCTCGCCCATATTTTACATTCACGAATTTCCATTACACCCTTTAATATTATCAAGCCGAATCCACGTATGATATCTGCTATCTCAAGAAAGAGTCCTCGGTCTTCACACACCATCTGCCGGACACAATATGTCCAGTTCTCAGATACTTGCTATTAGAACTTAGAATTTTGCTTTCAATGATATTTACCTCAACTAGCATTTGGCCAGAGGGTGTGAGATCCTCAACTATTATTGGGCAGACCATGGTTTGCCCTGCAACTTCATATGCCCACGTTGCACCACCACCACTGGCACCACCAGGATTGTCCTTTAAAACAACACCACTCTGCTCACTGATAATCTACAAATTTCACATGATGAATCAAAGAGGGAACAAAAAGACATGTGTATCAACACTGCTCTGCAGCatatatatctaaaataataatataactagTTTGTACCTTGGGCTCATCAGCTTGTTTGAGCTTGTCTGCGTACTTGGTGACACTTTGCAAAAATAGCATATGTTTGATTGTTTTGTCCAACAAAGCATCAATGCTACACTGTAAGTACAAGAGAAAGCTATATGATGAAAAAAAATGAAGTCGAAATTTCAGgaaatttgaaaagaaaaaaagaaaaaaagtgagGTATACCTTTGCACCATTAGGCACAATCTCTCTTAACTCATTCAGGCGATCTTGTATCTGCTGACGATCTTTTGGCCTTGGCCGAGTACTTTCACCAGGTCTTGCCCTTTTCTTAACCTTTGCAGCTTCTTCAGGCTTCTTGGACTGACTCAGCACAGAACTCTCTGTGTTTATACTGCAGCTATCATCAATCCATAAGCGTATGTTGGAATTTGACGGTGCTTGTTTCACAGATCCATGAACAATCTCAGGGTTACAATGAGGCAACAGCACATCAGATGCACCGTTCATGAAAGGAGCACATACCGAAGGAACCTGATTCATGTACACCGAAGGACCACCGACACTAGTAGAAAATTGATGCTCCAAATTAAGACCAGAAATAGGATTAGCACTAGATCTATAAGCGGAAGTTTTACTAAAATGGTCACCAGCTATAGCATCCAATAATTGTTGAAGACCAGACTCTGAGAAAAGCCCTTTATCAGTGGCATGAATTGAGCCCGTCTCCATTGCTGAGTAGCAATCTGAAATACCAGCACtcatatctgaacaactgttatggtCAACTGGCATTGTTACACCATCCCACAATTCTTGCACAAGGCTGTTTGCCCTCATATTTAACTCCATGCCATTAAACTGGTCATTATCAGAAAGTAGTTGAGTGGGTGGTATTGAAGAATTCTCCTTACTTTTACTTTCTAACACCAGCGAATTAACTGCAGCTAAAATGGAGTTCTCAGCTTGCTTCACATTTATCCCGGTAACCATGTTGCAGCTACTCTTATCACCTTCAGACAAGCACGATGACACAGACATCACATCGAGCACACTCTGATTGATTTGCATGGCCGCATCATCCATAACATGCTCAGGTTGTTGATCACATAGGCGAGTCACAGGGACATCTTCAGGATGGAACAATGAAGAACTTTCAGGTGTCAAGTCTGGATGATTAGTGACAAAATCATTTAGATATTCTGACTCAAAAGAGTGCATTAGGCCAGAAGGTTTTCCACAAGATAGATCGCTCGAAGGCAAATGTAACCTCTCTGCACCATAAATGAAAGCTTTGACAACCTCCGAAGATTCTGCTTTATTAATGGAATCATGCAATGCAAATTTGCTAGATGATGGAGCATCTGCACAAAATTCATCAAATATAATCATACTGTGAAAAGGGAAACTTGAAATTGAATGAATTAAGTGAATCCTCATACCGGATGACAGCCCTTGCTCCATCATTGGAAAAGTAATAATGCTGTTGGAGCAATTACCAGTCTTCAAGTATGTTGCACCTGAATTTTGTGGACGATGGGAGATAGATAGCAATTTGGTGTTAGGTGAAACCTGAACTTGAGCTTGGAGAGTGGAAGTGTTGTGTTGTTCTGTGAAATAAAATGAGGAATCTCTACTCATGATGGGTGTCTTCTGTAATGAGTTGCAGAAATCCCTAGAAGCACCAATGGAACAAGAAGTTGGAATCATGCTGCCTTTATGAGAACCAGAACCATGATACGATCCCAGATAGAATATACTGGGAGACTGAACTGGTCCTCCAGTGGGATCCAAGTTAGTCAACTGTTCACCACAGGCTTCATGGAATGTGTCAGTGTTGTGATAACAGGAATAAGCATCTCCAGAAGAACTCGTAAGACCAAATGCTCCATGCTGATAATGAACATCCATTGTTtcatgagcatctacatattggAAATCTCCAGCTGCACCTTCCATTAGCTGAAATGAAAACTTGGCTTGATCAGAACTCTTAACTTTCAGGAATATGTTATGCCTGTACCATAGTGAATCATGATCAGCATCAGACATGATTAAAATTATGTTTTTAAGATATGCTTCAATACATAGGAAGAAAAGGAGAGAGGCACTTTGGCTTTAACTTGTATTCATTGGCCTCTGTTATCtctttaattttttctttgtCATTGAGACATCCATAAGGTCCGTGACAAAACTTGAAGACAAGCAACCAATCACACATATATTACAGCCTTCTTAAATGTAGAACCAAGAAGACAGGCGAGAAACGACAATTGATCAGGAAACAGAAGTATAGTTCCACTTAGATTTTGAGCAAGAACTACTACAAGCATGATAGTAATGGCATATATACTTTCACTTGCAACTGCTCCAAGATTCTTTCTCCATGGTAAGAAATAGAAGACGTTGGCAAGTCTGAAAGAACAACTATTTCTGTAACTACTAGACATAGATTGTTAGTCAATTTGAATTATCACAAAGCTTAATCCACAAGTAACAAGAACCTACTGAACGGATATATATCCAGACAAAATCTAGTAAATCCAGGTGGGCATTATCTAAACCACCTAGTATCTCAAAATAATATGAAGAGCACTTGAAAGCTAAATATTTGCTAAACGAGGAAACACACTAACATTAGTCCTGGAGAATCAAGCCAGAAATACACTTTATTATCCAAAAAAAATGTACTCGTCAAGGACTTAAGCCAAGTAtgacagaaaatactgaactaaaTTATGGTTCCAAAAAAAGAGAACACACACAATCATAAAATTAAGAAAAGAGTAATCCAAATACACAAAGCCATATTTACAGCTGATAGTTACCCTTCTCCGACAATGTCTGTTAGATCTGGAATTTTGAAGGAAAATTAGTGATGGCTGAGGTGCAAGAAAATACTTTTCTGGCATGACAAGAACCTACGGCTTCAGGAAGAACCACAATGTTTTGTCTCACTGTTGCCGGGGCAATAAATAAAAACCTTTTTACCAGGGAGAGCATTTTTTTATTGTATTAGAAAGAGGAAAGCCATTTATGAAGCGTAAAGCAAACAAGATTTTAGCGGATAAGGAATATTCTCTTTCAATCATCATTCTCTAAACCAAAACATGTAATAAGCATCGATCAAGACAAATATTGAACAGTACTTGAAGAGGATCAATTTTCACTTGAAGCTCTTTTCCGTTCACGTCATCCTCCAACAGTTTGGGGACTTGGTAGACAGAATGCACAAGAGAAGAAACGAGCCAAACCCAAGGAAGCTCACATCAGTATTTAGCACAAGAATACAAAGATTCGTCGAGACACGGCAAAAGATGACTCGAAAAGATTCCAAATTTAGGGATCGAGTACAATACAAGAACTGGTAGTTACCTGGAATGTTGGCGGTCGAGGAACTAGACCAGAGCTCGCACCACCACGGCTCCGCAGGCGCCTACCTCCACCGCCTTTTCCTCACAGGGTAGAGAGCACCAGAAGCGAATAGTGGGCAACGAAAACCCTAAAGCTTTCGCCTTTGGAGCTCACACTCTCTCTTCCGCGCCCGCTCTCGGTTTCTCTTCCTTTGAGGAGGAAGGGCCGGTTCAAGTAGCTCTCGGGAAGTGCCGCGTCACGACAAATTGCCAGTTAACGGGAGTTGGGACGTTATAACGGAGGCGGGGGAGAAAAAGATCGGCGATCTTTTGGCGAGGGCTTTAATTACTTAGTATTTGAGAAGGTAATTGACTCGCTTAATGAATGATAATTAAGGGGTAAAAATATGGATCAGAGGGGCAGTGAATGTGATATCTTACCCATTATGgaggttaagttgatagaagaAAATTACTCCCAGTATAAATTTATACAAATATTCGAATATAATGATaggaaaattttcatcacaattaTTCAAATATTAGCTCATTACCACAGGAAATTTAGAGACTCCttacaaaaatagaaaaataatctcAGGTTATTTGGTCTAAAATTTTAATTACAACATAAGGAAATGCCTAGAGAAACCTGTCctaatttgtatatatatttctttgaatatttaaatatttcatatatgcaaaccaaaatttaaatatgaaaaatatcatgtcttattttcatcaattatttgattcatatttattaatatatctGAAGGGAGTATTATTGTCAGCTTGACTTTCAAAGCTATTTATTAATATGTCAAGAATCAACTGACTATGATGATTAATTACAATGAAATAttggtatttttttaattttaagattagatatatacatatatatatatatatgtatatacatacatatatatacatatatatatatatgtatatatgtatatatatacatatatatatatatatgtatatatgtatatatatatatataagcaaaattttcaaaaaaaaaaaaaaacactgattTGAATCTGGTGAAGTAAAGGAGAGCCAATGATTAATCTTGAGTATGTGCCCCTCTTTACTCCAACACAAAGGTGATAAGAGACTGGCACAGCAAAGTCCTTTAAACTGTCTCAAGTGCAAAGTGACAAATATGTCAGTGTATTTTTACTGCATAATTCCACCATGTTGGGACAAGTCTTGTGATTGATCACATCTTCTCCTTCAACTTTTGACACAATTATTTTGTTAGGTCATCAAAATCCAActgaaaataaattatcatagctttttttttctcttttctttctgatTAATTATGTTCTCATTAGTGAACAAGATTTAACTTTCACTATAATAAATTCAGAGATAACAAAAGTGTGGAGATAATATTATACTTAGAATAGACAGTGTTTTGAATACATTATAAATGTTGaggatttgaaattttattcaatAAATTTTTTGGGGATCAATCATCCTATCTAATAAAAACTTTGATGGTTGGTATGAAGATTTTGGAATCAAATCTTGTATTCAGTCCAAATATTTTGAATGTTATTAGATTTAAAATGTATTATATGCATGAATTTTGAAGTATAGTACATGCCTAGGATTATAttggatgaagaatgagaagctaTATCTAAAAGTTGGAGTCTTTGTCTAACCTAATTACCAAGGTATGTTCCATCAACACCCCTAGAAAGGACATCATCTTAGGATTCAGGACAGCATATTTCAGGAAAAGAAATCTTTTGGAGTTAAATTGCTCTACATTCAGAACAGTTCTTGAGGATGTTTTAGCAACCCTACCAAGATGGAACCCCTACTTGTTTAGTGTCCTTGATGTGAACCCAAcaaaaccctctctctctctctctctctctctctctctcttcctcatgAGAGCATCAATTCTTGCATTCCTGTTGCAGCAAGTTATCAACAGAAGTGTCTGACTCTTTATACTTTTGAGAAAGAACAGCATAATGGCACCCTACATATGCAGTAAGTTGAGGCAGTACTCCCCCTCCCTCCAAAAAGAGAATAGATTAAGCTGTACTAtgtcaattctctctctctctctctctcttattttgtGTGTTTCTGAGAACTAATTTTGTTTGGGACAGGAAGCCACCACCCTCTAACTTTAGGGATCACCTGTCACTCTCTCAATGGGCCACAAGGCTAAAGTTCTCTGTGCCTATGGAGAACAAGGTCCACAGTCACATAAAGTGTAGGGAATATCCATCAGAGTGAACATAATGTCCATCTAGAGCAATGCTGCTTACCAGAAGAATTCACTCagaaaccaagaaatatatgacccCCTCCTCTCTTTACTATGATAAGCCCCATACAACATAAGAATGTTGACTAAAACCTTGGCCTACACAAATCCAACAACAAGAAGAATAAAAGGAATAGATCTCCTTCCACAGGGCTGGAAGGGTTTGAAAGACAAGAAACCCAAGATGCTGCTGGTCTTTGCTCATATGCCAGAAAAGAGGACCACACAAGTTATTATCTTGTTCTTGCTAATCCAATCATGCTTGCTCACCTATGATTGGGAGCCTGCTGAAGGAACATTTCTAGGGTTTCCTCTTTGCTTGTCTTGAGTGAGCCCTTGTGACCACGGACATGGTGGTCTTGGGACCTGCCCATgactcttcttcatcatcatcttgtgggTGGGGTAAAGCTTGGGGAGGGGGAGGGGTTGGGGTGGAGTCCACCACTGGTTGCTGCAAGCACAAAAGTTGTGCCCATCATTCTTGGCATCAAGCCCTATGATTCTGTCTCCTCAAGCTTCAGAAGGTGTCTCCCTTGATCATGGCTGTCCACAGCAAGGTCAATGGCCTCAGAAAGTGCTGCTCTCCTTGTGTTTTCACTCAGTTTTCTTTTGCAGAAAGAGAGCAGGTGAAAAGAGGGGCAGGGTCTTACTACCAGTGTATGACTACAGTCTACAGACCATAAAAGATAACTCCATGTGAGTTCACTGGAGAAGACTGAATGCTGCATGGAGTAGTATTGTCTTGGTTTACTTGATGTGTGCTTCTCCACTTGGCTCCTGCTGACTAAAATTTAGTATACTCCATTAATCAGCCATGCAAATCTTGTGTCAACTTTTGTAGCTACTTTGGTTTTCTTTTTATGGTTCTTTTATTCCTTTCTATTAGACATAATAAAAGTTTCTTTTGTCGTTCCAAATAATTATACTGTAGAATGACAAGGTTTTCCATAATTCTGAATGGAAACTAGACTTTATTGTTGGCAGTTCTCCCATCAAAGTAACCTAGACATGCATGAATGCTCATAGCAAAGTCTGCATGATAGTTAATTAGCTGCAATATGATGGTTGGCATGCAAGCCTACACTTGTATGTTCCCTTTGTAGACCATCTCCCCAAACAGTGCTATGCATCTTTTGGAGTTATAGATGCTGGAACTTCACCTTTGGATTACCAACAACATACTCTCTCAGTGATAAGTAGGCTCTTTTAGTACGCTAGACAACTAGATCGATACATCACTACCTGTGTTGCTGCTGTTGTTTCTTTGGCATAGGATTCATAATGACTTTTAATTCAAGAAGGGGTAGAACTTACTTTAGGTTGTTGTGGCATCAATTCAATCGACACACTGATACTGCGATGAAATGCCGTCAGTTTCTCTTCATTTTGATCTCAGGATTGGGAGAGAAGCTAAGATTAGACTTGAGAATTTGAATGGAATTATGGATGAAAAGATGTGATGGGTTAAGTGGTCACAGATTATTTAGAGTACCGTATCATCAAATCATGTGATGATTAATACTATGTTATGGATCGATCTATAACACTTATGCTATGGACCTATTCAATTCTATATATAagtttatgattaaaatatttttaaataaatttatatatattgttaatatattatatttaaaaacatTTAACTAACACAAATgaattcaaaataaaattttaaacaggTATTCATATTAGAGGTGGAATAAGAATTACCAAATATAAAGATTGTTGTATCTGTTACGGTatctttaaataaatttataatttaaaaaaaaaatattataggcTTATTTAGGAACACTATAACTAAGGAATTAGATAAGTTCATCATATGGAACGATCTGTAGGATGTAATTAGATATTGTTCTAACTATCTTATTACGAGATGTTTTAGGAATTATAAGAAATGTGGATGTTATTTGGAAAATATAAAAGGGTATTTTACCTTAAAAAGTTTTTAATATTAGATTTTTCCGAATGATATcccttaattattttttatttaagaattatttcattaatttgataaaaaaatacttGACCTTCTATAGTCTTCGTCTCCGATTGTCGTTGCTTTCGTTGCCCTTAACCATTATAATTTTCATCGTTATCGTCATGCCTTTATTTCTACTACGAGTGGCATCTCTCCATCCTCGATGCTCCTTTTTCTTGTCGCGATGAGCACACCAATGATGAATGTAGTCTTAATATAGTATCATCCCATTGGCAACAGTTTTATCCTCTCTTTTTCTTGTCGTCGTTGCTTCCACCCCACTATAAAGTGGCATCACTCGTTCTTCCCCTTATTCTATTAACTaacaaaatttttttaaattgataaaaaacaATATTGTTACGTAAAAATCAATTAAAGGACATCCATTCATAAAAACTCCAACATTAAGGAGTTTTCTAGATAAATAACCTAATATATAAAAGGACATCACTCGGGGCATTCTACCTcaagtaaaaaaaattgatgattgaCTATTGTATCTTAGTTGTGCAATTAAAACAATAAACCCAATAAACACAAGAAAATAACGTATTAATGGCCATACTTAATAGCGAATAATCCAAACCACAAATTACTTGAGCTAATGCAAGATCTAGTGATGTGTTGCCACGTACACCCATCGTCCTTTAAATCGTAACCCAGGTCGTGCACGAACAGGAGCGAGAGGACGGAGGAGCGACACGTCCATCGCCGTGTTCTCGAGGCCGAAGCAAAAAAAGTAGGAGAGAAGGAAATAGAGGAGCATAGCTTTTCCGGTATGGCGACGGCAGCGTCATGGAAGCCCCTCCTCCTCAGAGCCTTGGACTCCAACGCCCACCTCAAGCACTCTGCCTTCCTCCAACTCGTACTCCCCCCTTCTCTTGCTTGCTTCTCCTATTTGATTCTGATCGAAAATTATGTCGCAGGCGACGATCGGCTCCAACGGAAGACCTTCCAATCGGACGGTCGTCTTCAGGTAAGATCCGTTCTCTTCTTGCTTCATTTAGATCGCAGGCGTTTGGGTCTGAACCTGTTTTGGGGTAATTAGAGGGTTTCAGGAGGATACCAATGTGATTCAGATAAACACCGATCGTCGCAGCGCCAAGGTGAGGTTTTACTTATCTGGATAGTGAAAGGAATTTCATTTCGCTGAACATTTGTGCTTGTTGTTGTTGATCGGAACAGATCGAGGAGATTAAGCATTGCCATTTTGGAGAGGTAATTGGTTTATGAGGTATATGATAGTATGCGTGTTCGATCTTTTGGTTGAAGCATGCTTAGCATCAGTAGTTGCAACTGAGTTTTTAGGAAGAAAGTGTATAATTTGGCATACGAATCTCAAATCAACATCCATAATGTTTGCTTCTGTAGGTTCTGTAAAGCGAGTACTGCAATTGCTTTTCCTTTCCTTGCATTCGCTGAAATAGAATGACGAGGCAAAAATCTCACTTCTGTAAGGATAAATCTGCATCGAAAGATGACTTACGATTCAGTAAATTATGTAAACACCATGTATCATCAGAGGCTTTACACCTCCAATTATATCATCACTGGATGAGATTCATTATTTATTTGAGTGGACTGCAAATTAAGAAGATTTGCACTAGAGGAGTTGGATTATATGTTAGGTTCTAATGCTTTATGATTCTTTTATAGATATGTTGGTACTTCACTGAATCGTGGGAACAGTTTAGAATAAATGGAAAAATTGACATCATCGACGGAGCAAATTCAGATGCTTGCAAGCTGCAGGTTAGGAGACAGCTTTGATCCTTAACATGATGATCATTTGTTTACATTTAAACTAGCATAAAATTACTGATCACATGAGATGCCATCCTGGATTGTCACTGGCATTGTGTATGGCATCTATTTGTCATCCTGGGTTGCCATATGGGACATGGAAAGTATGGCTAGAAAGTGCCATGTAAATATCATATGAGATGCCACATTGGATGAATCAATTAATTGTGGTGTACATATAACACTTGTTGAACTTTAGCAAAAATGCAAAATGTCCAGAGGTCTTTTATAGACATGGCCTTATCAGCAGTTGTTGGGTGAGCTGACAGAGATACCCACAGGTGGGCTAAGTGCTATCAATAATTTTACAGATAGGTGAAGTAAAATCAGGTCATACCACAAATGGGAAATCTGTTATTAAATCATTAAACTgatacaaaagaaaaaagtttGTTACTATATCTTAGAACATTTTTTTCATTGTTGATTTTAAGCACTGTAGTATTTTTTTGTCTGTTATTTTAAACTGAATTTAATGTGACACTATACTGAAGTTCTGCGCATGGTTGCTTGAACACCTGTTATGGCACTATATAGTGTCATTTTAAGCAACATGTCCCTATTTTTCTGTGCAAAACAGGTCCATGACTGGACACCATCATTATCAGAGCTCTTGTCTAGGGGAGAGTGGTAATTGTGAGCACAAATCCACCTACATGAATTGACACATTCCTTTCTTAAAAAATGAAAAGACTATAATCAATTTTCACATTAAAGAATCTTTTGTTGTCTTCAATAAAGATCTTTAGTTCTAGAATGGAGGGAGATACATAGATCATTGATTTTTTACACTTTTTGAAGGATGAAAACAAGCACTAGACTTGGACAAATAGGGGAATGCTAGTATGACAAGGACATACATTACAATAGGAAATGTACATGGCCTTTGGTTATAACTAATTTAGTTGTGCCGTGGTTTGGGAATCTTGTTCTCATCCTCTACCTTTTTTGTTTTTAATGCTGTTCTGAATTGAAGCATTGGAATCATTCTGTATGTTTAGTTTCTTGAACTTTGCCATTAAGTATGTCATTTATCTTATAAGGGAAAGGAGTTAAAATTTTTCCATAGACGTTCATACATTATGTATTCTGCCTATGAGTTATTTCTCACTCTGGAAAAAAATAGTAATGGTCACAGTAAAGAAATAAGATTACAAAGGCGATCCATCTCTTTCAAGCATGCTGCTAATTTCAAGAATGTCTTGTCTTCTTTAGCATAATGCACAAAGCattttgacttcctacccaaccaAAATAATTAATTACTTTATCTCCTCAGTTCAACTGATCTTTAGCTTTGACAATACAAACAACTATCTCTTGATGCAGCAGAGGGAAAAAGCTTGGTTTGCTAGTTCTCTCAAGTCACGGCTACAGTACTTAGCACCTGCCCCTCGTCTTCCAGATATTAGCAATGGCTCTGGCGAAGAGAATCAACTTGACCCATCTGAGGGCCCAGTTGAAGCATTTTGCCTTTTGCTCTTTGATCCAGAACAGGTTAGATAGTCATCAAGAACttttattaattagtttcatggtGCAGAGCTTCTATGTAATTTATTAGATTGTTCATTGGAGTCTCATAAAGTTCAATTTTCCATTTACAAAACAAAATGCCACCACATTCAGCCTCTCTTCTTAACTTGTTTTTCCCCAAGGCTTCTATTTAATATCAACCACCTAATTTTCCTGAAACTTTTCGATAGTTTTGTCAATGTGCTGCTCAGTTCTATCaatgtttttatttaattttctttttgtactATCATCTGTTGAACTCAGGTTGATTACTTAAATTTGAAAAGCAATGAACGATTCATCTTCTCATCCAGATCAAGTGAGCAAGGATTCAAATTGTGGATGTCTGAGAAAGTCAACCCATGAAGTCATGTAACATGTATGTGTCTTCTTGACATCAGTTGTCTGATAAATTTTCCTTTCTATCTCAGTTAAATTTCTCCATTCTTTTGGATCATGTTGGGATGATATTACCCATCATTTCTCCTTAGGAATTGTGTGATAGCTTGGTTGCTGAAATTGCTTCTGTTCTATTAGAAATTTTCTATTCCCGTGTTGTCTTATGGTTCTTACTTTTAGAACAAATCCATGAAATGCTATTTCATCTAAAAGTTGCTTCGACCTTCTTGAGCCATTTGACATTGTGACAAAAAGAAGCCCTGGAAAGCATTCCCATACAGGCATGCTTGCATGATTCACAAGCTGTTGAGACATACTTGCACTTCACATTCTTAATACTTGGTTCTCATGAAAAAATATCTTATTCCATGAAGTAACCTCAAACTGCGAATTGTTTTCCCTCTCAATCTTATGTTAACTCCCCAGAGACAAATCACATTAAAGATTCAAATAAACATTCCTCGTGGAAAGCCTGAATTTTATTTGATGTCAGCTGCCCCATTCTTATTAATTGTGGTCTTACGTTATTTCTCCTTATTATCTTGTGAGTCAATATATTTCAATTAtgataaaagatccatgtagctaaTCCTAAATAATTAGGATTTATGATTTTGTTGCTGTTGTTATTGTAGTATCTTGCGGATAAATTTGTGATATATATTAAGGCATAAGAAGTTGGTGTTTGGGAGGCCATTCATATCAAGCTTTAGAATTATGGTGATGGAAGTTGACATTAATCCACCTAGTGAATGAGAAAAGGAACAACACGAGAAACAACTATGATACTCTATACTTTGAACATCTTCCCTCACTTACAAGCTTATATAGTCATGGTGAT
The DNA window shown above is from Musa acuminata AAA Group cultivar baxijiao chromosome BXJ2-4, Cavendish_Baxijiao_AAA, whole genome shotgun sequence and carries:
- the LOC103982786 gene encoding transcription factor LHW-like: MEGAAGDFQYVDAHETMDVHYQHGAFGLTSSSGDAYSCYHNTDTFHEACGEQLTNLDPTGGPVQSPSIFYLGSYHGSGSHKGSMIPTSCSIGASRDFCNSLQKTPIMSRDSSFYFTEQHNTSTLQAQVQVSPNTKLLSISHRPQNSGATYLKTGNCSNSIITFPMMEQGLSSDAPSSSKFALHDSINKAESSEVVKAFIYGAERLHLPSSDLSCGKPSGLMHSFESEYLNDFVTNHPDLTPESSSLFHPEDVPVTRLCDQQPEHVMDDAAMQINQSVLDVMSVSSCLSEGDKSSCNMVTGINVKQAENSILAAVNSLVLESKSKENSSIPPTQLLSDNDQFNGMELNMRANSLVQELWDGVTMPVDHNSCSDMSAGISDCYSAMETGSIHATDKGLFSESGLQQLLDAIAGDHFSKTSAYRSSANPISGLNLEHQFSTSVGGPSVYMNQVPSVCAPFMNGASDVLLPHCNPEIVHGSVKQAPSNSNIRLWIDDSCSINTESSVLSQSKKPEEAAKVKKRARPGESTRPRPKDRQQIQDRLNELREIVPNGAKCSIDALLDKTIKHMLFLQSVTKYADKLKQADEPKIISEQSGVVLKDNPGGASGGGATWAYEVAGQTMVCPIIVEDLTPSGQMLVEMVCEDRGLFLEIADIIRGFGLIILKGVMEIRECKIWARFLVEANREVTRMDIFLSLIQLLQQNSCLRSGDLATKVVNKGAPMFPSHHQSPVYSS